TCGATTTCTGAAATTCTCATATCAATAGTGTGGTTTTTTAAAACGTAAAATAAATTACCCCTGTATGGCTTAGTAGAAACGCCGTCTTCTATAATCTCATAGTTGGCAAACCTCTCGGGATAGTTGCTGACGAAACAGTTGGATGGGTTCTGACTTTGGAATTGGACATCGAGCTCCGTCGATGGATTGGGTAGGTTCCACTGAATTCGCCCTTTAATGCAGTCTGCAGGTACGAACAAGGTTTCTCCATTGTTGACCTCGACTTCAGCCCTTCATATACGAGAGAAATATCAGTAAATTAGATAAAcgattgggtttttttttaaaaataaaatccgaaaattttacaaatttcggatatatcaaacaaatttttttttcatagtttattttcttgtttaataAGGGCATAGAAATActaaatattacaatatacaTCTAAACGTTCGTGTTCTTGTGTTACATTcacgaaaaaaaataattcaaatattttacctGATGGTTCTAATATCGTTGCAAAACAATGTTGCAACATTTCTTCGTCCCTCTGCAACAAAAACAACCACCGTTATGAGAAGTAATGCCTGGAGTTTGTTGGCCATTTTGTCGTTCTTTACTGTTCTGATCGTTAGTGTCGCATTGTGTGGAGCTTTGCCATATTTATACACCACTGAATCATTGAGTACCTACGTTTTCGCCTAAAGTGATGTAAACTTATTGCGAAGACGAGGATCTGGGTCAAAAGAGGTACCCCACAGGGTTCAGTCGTATAGACTGCCCATTACCATCATTGAATTCTTTTGagtccaatgaaaatgttttcttgaattcatatttaattCAGATTTGATGgtatcaaaaaaaataattgtaagtgaataacttttaattattaaatcacATTTGAACAtacattattttaagataacCCCTTAGttgaaagaaacaaattattcGTTGCTTGGTGTTTTATCGGTGTGATCTTTTTGTAAAGTATAGGAAGGAAAACAATAAGGAGGTTTTCCCGTCCTTGTATCAAGTGATGCGTGATGCACTTTGATGTGACCTACTTGATGTTTAAGAGAGTGACGCACTTGTTTCCGAAGATGACCGAAGATGACCGATCGTGCCATATAAGGAAATCTTCATTTGACCGTCATACTATCGCcaaaggatattttttttttaaaagaagggAGTTCATAATGTCCAGAGACTGTATATTAATTTCCGGTCTTATGCTAGACAGGATTGTTTGATAAATTCTAGACGAATGACTCAAAACCAATTATCAATTATGTACCAATAACTATTATCaggtatttcattttttttttaataaaattctcTCTCTTCTTCTAGTTCTTCTTCAAGCAAAACTATTTTATCGCTATATCGTGTTATTACCTAATTAATTCAACTGCGATACGATTGTTTACTCCCAAATATAGATGAAATATAGCAATTTAAtagataaacagaaaatttttgaggaaagagccccccccccccccccgcaccatCAAAAAGAAAGAGGATCATACGTATAGTGATTAATTGTGACCAtttttgctgttgttgttgtcaCAGTACTGAGATTAAACCTTAAAACGGCATATACATTGATACCACATGACTACTTTAGAGAGAGGAAGGGGATACATGATGAATCAAGATTTCTGTGGGGTTTTTAATACCACAAGTTCTTCAACTCTTTTCAAAAGCTTGTCGACCACAAACTCTTTATCATCATCTGTCGGtcatatacattatatttaagGCGCATACTTAACtttatggagagagagagagagagagagagagagagagagagagagagagagagagagagagattggtTTTCATTGCAATTTGATAAAATGTCATCGAGATCAAACGCTTCGACATTCCAATCCCAGCAAaacataaaacttttttttctctcaacaCATACCAAATACATGGGTAATATAAAGACGCGACCAGTCACAGTCATAGAAAATCAGAAAATGAAAGGACAAAACATGGGTACttaaaaataaagtaacaaTGAAATATCGTGTTTAAAAGCTTCGTGAATTGTCACTTAGTGTTCCTTGTATGACATAGATATATGATAAACAAAATTGTGGATTTATCTTGAATTGTAATATAGAGCACTCTGTTTGTAGTGTTTGATGTGGTAAAGTCATTTGTT
This is a stretch of genomic DNA from Crassostrea angulata isolate pt1a10 chromosome 4, ASM2561291v2, whole genome shotgun sequence. It encodes these proteins:
- the LOC128181338 gene encoding uncharacterized protein LOC128181338, yielding MANKLQALLLITVVVFVAEGRRNVATLFCNDIRTIRAEVEVNNGETLFVPADCIKGRIQWNLPNPSTELDVQFQSQNPSNCFVSNYPERFANYEIIEDGVSTKPYRGNEHCISTSNVQLSVPVRYYLVYINFELRP